The Verrucomicrobiota bacterium genome includes a window with the following:
- a CDS encoding glycosyltransferase, with product MTQFDYSTLGPPETHGLLHTRPEESAFRTITRGQVAVLLLAIAACIAYVVAGAWTAGALGTRTIRLLVFINFVFTLFYIIHSLYKLLLITMSARSAREMVVTEAEVAALDEATLPVYTILVPLYHETESLAKLTKALEELDYPADKLDIKLLLEEDDEMTVSFADTLDLPRQFERIIVPHSKPKTKPKACNLGLARARGEYLVIFDAEDRPEPDQLKKAVIGFSRVPGDVICLQAKLNFYNRNQNILTRWFATEYSTWFDLYLPGLGEIGSPIPLGGTSNHFKTSVLREVSGWDPYNVTEDCDLGVRLYRRRYKTVMLDSTTWEEACSRLGYWVRQRSRWIKGYIQTYLVHMRRPFRLLRQLGLRNFINFQFVIGGNVLPFLLNPIYWLLAALWFGTRVEILTEIFPTSIFIMGAVCLFLGNFSFIYIGMIGAYKRRYYDLVKYGLIILPYWVFMSVGAWKGFIQLMRKPHFWEKTKHGLHLRAVGEEAPAAHPAAVQE from the coding sequence GTGACTCAGTTCGACTACAGCACTCTCGGACCACCCGAGACGCACGGCCTGCTGCATACGCGGCCTGAGGAGAGCGCCTTCCGCACGATCACGCGCGGCCAAGTCGCCGTGCTGCTGCTCGCGATCGCCGCGTGCATCGCCTATGTCGTCGCCGGTGCATGGACGGCCGGTGCACTCGGCACGCGCACGATCCGGCTGCTCGTGTTCATCAACTTCGTCTTCACCCTATTCTACATCATCCACTCGCTCTACAAACTGCTGCTCATCACCATGTCGGCGCGGTCGGCGCGCGAGATGGTCGTGACCGAGGCCGAAGTCGCCGCGCTCGACGAGGCAACGCTACCCGTCTACACGATCCTCGTGCCGCTGTACCACGAGACCGAGTCGCTCGCGAAGCTCACAAAGGCACTCGAGGAGCTCGACTACCCGGCCGACAAGCTCGACATCAAGCTCCTACTCGAGGAGGACGACGAGATGACGGTGAGCTTCGCCGACACGCTCGACCTGCCCCGGCAGTTCGAGAGAATCATCGTCCCCCACTCGAAGCCCAAGACCAAGCCGAAGGCATGCAACCTCGGCCTTGCCCGCGCGCGCGGCGAGTACCTTGTCATCTTCGACGCCGAGGACCGGCCCGAGCCCGACCAGCTCAAGAAAGCCGTCATCGGCTTCTCGCGCGTGCCCGGCGATGTAATCTGCCTCCAGGCGAAGCTCAACTTCTACAACCGCAACCAGAACATCCTCACGCGGTGGTTCGCCACCGAGTACTCGACCTGGTTCGACCTCTACCTGCCGGGGCTGGGCGAGATCGGCTCGCCGATCCCGCTCGGCGGCACGTCGAACCATTTCAAGACGAGCGTGCTGCGCGAGGTCTCCGGATGGGATCCCTACAACGTCACCGAGGACTGCGACTTGGGCGTGCGCCTCTACCGCCGCCGCTACAAGACCGTCATGCTCGACTCGACGACGTGGGAGGAAGCATGCAGCCGGCTCGGCTACTGGGTGCGACAGCGTTCGCGTTGGATCAAGGGCTACATCCAGACCTACCTGGTCCATATGCGCCGCCCGTTCCGGCTGCTGCGCCAGCTCGGACTCAGGAACTTCATCAATTTCCAGTTCGTCATCGGCGGCAACGTATTGCCGTTTCTGCTGAACCCGATCTACTGGCTGCTCGCCGCGCTGTGGTTCGGCACGCGCGTCGAGATTCTCACCGAGATCTTCCCCACGTCGATCTTCATCATGGGCGCCGTCTGCCTGTTCCTCGGCAACTTCTCGTTCATCTACATCGGCATGATCGGCGCCTACAAGCGGCGCTACTACGACCTGGTCAAGTACGGCCTCATCATCCTGCCGTACTGGGTGTTCATGAGCGTCGGTGCGTGGAAGGGCTTCATCCAACTCATGCGCAAGCCGCACTTCTGGGAGAAGACCAAGCATGGCCTCCACTTGCGCGCCGTGGGCGAAGAAGCCCCCGCCGCTCATCCAGCGGCCGTGCAGGAATGA